The sequence below is a genomic window from Longimicrobiales bacterium.
CGCCCTCGGGTGGAGGCGTGTCGGTGTCCACCAGGAAGATGACCGGGATGTCACGTGTGGAGGGATTCGCACGCAGCTCACGCAGGATGCGCAGCCCGTCGATGTCGGGCATGTCCATTCCCACGAGGATGGCATCCGGCTGCCGGCGCTCGGCCAGGTAGACGCCCTGCCGGCCGACGTCGGCGTCCAGCACCTCGAGCCCGGAGCCGGTCAGCGCGTCGCGCGCCTGTGCGCGCACCGCGTCGTCGCGCTCAATGATCAGAACCCGCTTGCTCATCCCCCACCTTTCGTTTTCGGCCCGGGGGCTCCGCGGCGGCGAGCACACGCAGGTTGTGCGTCACGCGCTGTGAGAGCAGCATGCCCATTCCAGCAACGATTGCGAGCCCCACGACGTCGAACAGCGTCATCTGCAGCCCGTAGACGCTGAAGCGCACTGGAATCGAGAGCAGTGCAGCGATGTTGAGCGCGATGAGCAGGATCCGGACCTCGGTGGGTCCGAGCGC
It includes:
- a CDS encoding response regulator is translated as MSKRVLIIERDDAVRAQARDALTGSGLEVLDADVGRQGVYLAERRQPDAILVGMDMPDIDGLRILRELRANPSTRDIPVIFLVDTDTPPPEGEGVAGAIAVPLDTAALPSQLQQLLEWRDGS